The Novosphingobium terrae genome segment GCGATGTAGCCTTCCTTGCCGGTATAATATTCAAAGCCCAGGTCGAGGTTCTTTGACAGATAGGGCGCCAGCGCCGGATTGCCGATCGAAGCCTGATAGGCCGAAATGTCGGAGAAGTTCACACCCGGCAGCATCGCATTGGGGTCCGGACGGGTCAAAGTCTTGGACCAGGATGCGCGGAACACCGCATGGCGGCCCAGCGCGAAGTCCGCCGTGAAGGCCGGCAGCGCATAGCTGTAGCTGTTGTAGGTGTTGATGAAGTTGAAGGCGCCAATGCCCACCGTGGGGTAATAACCGCCGCTGGTCAGCGAAGCGTTCTGCTGGGTGATGGCGCCATTGGCGACATAGCCGCCGATGCGCTGGTTGGTGTGGATGAAGCGCACGCCACCGTTCAGGCGCAGCGTGTTGTCACCGAATTCGAACTTGTCATCGGCTTCGATATAGGCGCCGAAGTTCTTTTCCTCATACTGGCCCGAATTGGCGCCGGTGTTCGAGGCGGTCGAGAAAGGCGCGCTGGCATTGTACTGGGCATAGTTCGACGCGGCAGCAAAGGCCGGCCAGTTGACGGTGATGAAACCGCGCGGCCCGGGCATCAGATAGTTGGCCAGCGAGGCCTGCGGGATCAGCGAGCCCAGATACTGGACCGAACCCGTCGCCCCCGCCGTCGCGCCCGTGCCATAGCCCGGATACAGCGCTGCGGCCGAACCCGGCGCATTCAGGCCAAGGCAGGCAGGCTGCGTGTTGGGCGACTGCATCGCCACATTGGGCTGATTGCCGCAAACCGCATTCTGCCACAGCGTGCTGTTGTCCATGGCGTAGATGTTGCGGTAATTGTCATCATAGGCGGCGCCCACGCGCACCACGATATCACCGTGATCCCAGCGCAGATTGCCGCGGATGCCCTTGGTCGTGGTCTGGCGGCGTTCGTCCTGCAGATTGACGCGGCCGCCATTCCAGTTGAAGTTCGCCGGATTGTCGAGATCCGTGCTGGAGGCAATGTTGATGTTGCCGTTGTTGTTGGTGTAATTGACGGTGTCGCCCGAACCCAGCACCGTCGAGACCAGCACCGAAGGCGACTGGCGGTAGAAGCTGCTGTGCGTGACATCACCGCGAACATCGATCTTCAGATGGTTGGTGATCTGATACTCACCGCCCGGATTGAAGCCGTAATAGGTCAGCTGTTCGTCATAGGGACGATATTCGAGGAAGGACTGCGAATTGGCGAAGGTGCCCGAGGTCACCACGCCATTGCTGTCCACCTGCAGGCCGATCGGGATGGCGCTGCCATTGCGGCCCACCCAGTCCATATCGATGCGCTGTTCCTGGTTGCGCGCCTTGGACAGCATGCTGTCGAGGTAGAGATGCAGCCCGTTGTCGTCGCCCTTATACTCCAGCGAGACGACGCCGGTGATGCGCTTGCGCGAACCCCATTCGTTGAACTCGCGGCCCAGACGAGGGATCAGTGCCTGGTTGAGCTGGGTGATCGTCAGGCCCGGGTTCAGCGCCAGCAGCGCCGCCTGATTGAGCGCGCTGCCCGTCACCAGACCATTGCCCGCGCCTGCCGGAACGGTGGCGGGGATGCTCCAGGTGCTGCCGTTGCTGCCGGTGCCATTGATGTTGTTGCGCGAGGAGGTGGTGTTCTGCGCGGCGGACAGGTTCGGCTCGGTCCAGCCCACCGACTCAAAGCCGTTGGAATTGACCTGATTGCTGATGCCCGAAACGCCGATCAGAATGCCGAACTCGCCCTTGGTGCTGCTGAACACCGCCGCGCCCTTATAGCCGGGCGTCTTGGCATTGGTGTTGTAGAGCCCGTCCATCGAGAGGCTGAAATGCGTGCCCGGCTTGTCGAAGGGATGCGCCATGCGCAGATCGATCGAACCGGCGGCGCCGCCTTCCAGAATGTCAGCGCGCGAGCTTTTCTCGACGGTGATCGAGGTGAACAGCTCGGTCGGGAAATAGTTGAGGTCGACCTGACGGCCCGTGCCCGAACCATCGGCGGTGCCGGTCGAGCCGATCATGATCGCCGCGCCGTTCAGCGTCACCTGCGTGAAGGCAGAACCCAGGCCACGAATGGCAGCGTTCACACCCTCGCCATCATTGTCGCGGTTGATGGTCACGCCCGGCACGCGGCTCAGCGATTCAGCGATGTTCGAATCCGGGAACTTGCCGATGTCTTCGGCCAGAATGGTTTCGGTCAGGCCGATGTTGTTCTTCTTGATCTCGGCAGAGCGCTGAAGGCTGGCGCGATAGCCGGTCACGATGATTTCATTGGCCGCATCCTGATCGGGCTGCGCAGCCGGAGCGCTCGCCTGTGCGGCAGGCGCCTGAGCAAAAGCCGGCATGGCCAGAAAGCCGAAGCTGGAAACACCCGTCGCAAGGCCCAACATGATGGCCGTTTTCTTATATGTCATATGCCTACCCCTGATTCCCATGCATGTGCGGCGCGGATGGCGGGCCTGAACCAGCCCGGGCGCCCGATTTCATTATGGCCGGCCCGCTTGCACACGCGCCGACAGCCCTCCGCCCCCTGATGTTTCAGCGTGCGGGTTGCAGATGGTTACGTCCTGATGATCGGCGGCCTGACGATCGGGCCTGTGTGAAGCCCTTGTCGTCAGGCGACCCGTGTGAGGCCGAACGCCTCTAGGCGGCGCCCTTCCCTGTCAGACGCATGCCAAGGGGTCCCTTCCCGGCAAGGCGGCGAACAAGGCTGGAGCGAACGCAGGTGCGTTGGTGTTTGCTGAACATCGGCCTCTCCTGAGCGCTATCCCCGGCCCTGTCTGTTTCGAGCCTTTGTACTGGTTTGTGATAGCGCTATCACTGCTTGGTGTTTACTCCGACCACTCCGCCTGTCAAGCAAAGATCGCAAGCCTATTGGTAGCGATACAATTTTATCCGCTGGATCTGGAATTCCCCGGGCGCGAGCTGGATGTGCCGCCCCTGGTGAGTCTGGTCGCCATTGAGCAGACGGCCCGCAATCCAGCGGTGTTGGGCGTCGAAATGCCCCTCCCAAGCGCTGTCGATTCCGGCAAGGCGCCCACCGGGCCCGACAGGCTCAAAGGTAACGGTAACACCCTGCCCTGCCACGATATAGTCTTCCGGCCCGGTCTGCACGATCACCGCCCCGGCCTTGCCGGTTTCAGGCGTGGCCTCGGGCTTGACGATATCGGCAAAGCTGACGGTGAAGCGGTAATCGCCGATCCGCTCGGTAACGGGCTCATAGATCAGCGTGCCATCGTAAAGCGCGCGCGGTCGGAAGGCCGACATGCGCCCCAAGCCCTGCGCGCCGAGAATCTCGGGCGAGATCTGCTCCAGCACGTCATAGGCCCCGGCCAGAGCGCCCGGTTTCTCATCGACCGATTCGATGGAGAAGGGCCCGAAGCCGATCGCATCCAGCTTGCCGATGGCATAGAAGGCATTGCCCGGCACCTGCGGGTGATCGGCATTGTTGGCTTCGGGAATGAACAGCGGATTGTCGGGCCGCTTGTAGGTGTTCACGATATCAACGAAGTTGGTGAAATAGATATCGGGCGCCAGAAAATCGAGCGCAGGCGCCGCGGCCTTCCAGACATCGATCAGATGCGGCAAGGGGCCGCCGCTGGGATATTCACCGGGCGCGCGTCCGGGCCGGTTGAGCGCCACATTGACATACATCGGCAGGTCGTAAGCACCTTTCCCCGCGCGCGTCAGCCCATCGGCGAAGCGCGCGTAATGCCATGCGGTGAAGATTTCCTCCGACGCCGTGCCCGGCCCGAACACCTCGGCCCATGTGCCGCTGGTTTTGGCGCCATTGTCCTCCCAGCGCTGACGCATGGCGGGGACCAGCGTATCGTGATGCTGCTGGAGGTAGGTCATCAGCTCGGCGGGCACTTGGCCGCGATAGGCGGCATCGGCCTGCGCGCTGTAATCGCGCGCCACCGGCAGCATGCCGATCTCATTTTCCACCTGCACCATCAGCACGGTGTTCTGCTGGGCATCCACCGCCTTGATATGGGCGAGCAGCGCGGCGAAGATCTTCTGATCCGCCGCAAGGGTCGCGGGCGCCATGGAGGAAAGGATATCCACCCCCTGCCCGCTCGGCAGTTGAGCGCGCGGGAAACGGGCCTGATCCCGCTTCACCCAGGCAGGCACATAGGTCGACATGGAATTCTTCCACGCCCCGAACCACAGAAACACCAGATGCAGATTGTTGGCCCGCGCGTTGCGGATCAGCGTATCGACGCTGGACCAGTCATACTGGCCTTCCTTGGGCTCGATCAGCTCCCAGGAGACCGGCGCCAGCACGGTGTTGAGATGCATGGCGCGCAGGCGCTTCCAGTGGGGGGCCATATAGGCCTCACTGGTGTCGCTGCTGTTGCCGAGTTCGCCAGCCAGCAGCAGCATGGGCTTGCCCTGCACCTGCAACTGGGTGGCGGTGCCCTGTTTCACCAGCCTGGGCGCATCGGCCAGAGCGGGCGTTGCGACCAGGGAAAGGGCCGCCGCACAAGACAGCAATTTCATCACGAAACATCCTTGCAAAGAGCCAGCGCGGCCAGCGCGCCCTGCGTTTCCAGAAGGGTGAGCCAGCGGACCAATGCTGCGCGGAATGCTGCATGGTTTTGCAACGCGAGCGGCACGACGGCCTCAAGCCCCAGCACGGCATCCACCCGGGCTTCGGCATCCTTGGCCCCGGCCAGACGCTGCGCGATCACCCCGGCCAGCGGATCATCGATGGCGAAGGTTTCACCCCTGTCATTGCGCCCGGCCTGCCAGCGAATCCAGCCCGCCACCGCCAGAGACAAGGCCTCGATCCCCTGCCCCGCCGCCAGCCTTGCGGCGATCGGCGCCAGCAGACGTTGCGGCAGCTTCTGAGAGCCATCCATGGCGATCTGATGCGTGCGATGCATCAACGTGGGATTGTCAAAGCGCGCCATCAACGCTTGGCGATAGGCGGCGATGTCCAGCTCCGGCGGGGGCGACAGAGTGGTCTGCGCCTCATCCCATAGTTGTTCGACAAAAGCGCGGGCCTCGGGGCGTTCCAGCACCTCATGCACATGCGCGAGGCCCGCCAGACCGCCCAGATAGGCGATGCCGCTATGCGCGCCATTGAGCAAGCGCAGTTTAGCCTCCTCCCATGGGGCGACGGCGGCGGTCAGTTGTACGCCCGCGCCGAAGGCAGGGCGAGGCCCGCAGAAATGGTCCTCGGTCACCCATTGGGTGAAGGGCTCGGTCTTGACCATGGCTCGGTCTTCTACGCCGAGGCGCTGCGCCAGATCGGCAATATCCTGCTCCGTGGTGGCAGGCACGATGCGGTCCACCATGGTTTCAGGGAAAGCGCCATAGGCCTCGATCCACACGGCAAGGTCAGGATCGTGATGCCGCGCCAGAGCCAGCACCCCGCCGCGCAGCCGCGAACCATTGTGCGGCAGATTGTCGCAGGAGATCGCGGTGAAGGGCTTGAGCCCCGCCGCCCGGCGCATGGCCAATGCTGCAACGATATAGCCCAAAGCGGTTTGCGGCTTTTCCAGCGACAAGAGGTCTGCCGCCAGCTGCGCATCATCCTCGATCAGCGCGCCGCTGGATGGGTCCAGCTTGTAGCCCTTTTCGGTGATGGTCAGAGTGACGATATGGGTGTCCGGCGCGGCCATCACGGCCAGCAATTCCGCCGGAGCCTCCGGCGCGATCAGCACCTTTTGCACCGCGCCCATGATGCGGGCGGTCAGGGCCGCGCCATCGCGCACCAGCATGGTGTAAAGCCCATCTTGAGGCACCATCTGATCGCGCACTGTGGGCGAACGCAAGGACGCCGCCACAATGCCCCAGCGCAGATCGCCAGCGGCCAGCACATCATCGAACACTGCCGCCTGATGCGCGCGGTGAAAAGCGCCGATGCCCAGATGGATGACACCGGTCTTCACCGCGCCGCGATCATAGGAGGGGCGCAGCACATCGCCTGGCAGCTGGCTCAGCGTGGCTTCGGAAAGACGCGTCACAGCCGATACGCCTGCTTGGCCAGCCCATAGGACAGCGCATGGGCCAAGTCGAAAGCTTCGTCCTCCTCGATGCGGTGTTCGGCCACCAGACGGGCGAGGAAGCCGCAATCCATCCGCCGCGCCACATCATGCCGCGCAGGGATTGAGAGGAAGGCGCGCGTATCGTCGTTGAAGCCCACCGTGTTGTAGAAACCGGCGGTCTCGGTGACGTTTTCGCGGAAGCGGCGCATGCCTTCCGGGCTGTCATGGAACCACCAGGGCGGACCCAGCTTCAGCGCGGGATAGTGCCCCGCCAGCGGCGCCAGTTCGCGGGCATAAACATCCTCATCCAGCGTAAAGAGGATCAGCGTCAGGCGCGGATCATTGCCATAGAGGTCCAGCAACGGCTTCAAAGCGCGCACAAACTCGCCCGGCATCGGGATATCACCGCCCTTGTCACGCCCGAAGCGGCCCAAAACCGCATCGTTGTGGCTGCGCCAGACGCCGGGGTGAAGCTGCATCACCATGCCGTCCTCGATCGACATGCGCGCCATTTCCACCAGCATATGGCCGCGGAAGAGTTCGGCCTCCGCCGCGCTGACGGGGCCTGCCATCACCTTGGCGTAAAGCGCCTCGATCTCGGGGCGCGAGAGATGCGCGGTGAAGGCCGTGGGATGGCCGTGATCGGTGCTGGTGGCGCCCGCCGCGCGGAAATCGGCGCGGCGCTTTTCATGAGCGCGCAAGTAACCGGCGAAGCTGCCGACATCCTCGCCCGTCATGGCGCAGAAGGCTGTCACCTTTTCGATAAAGCGCGGATCGTCCGGGTCCATCACCGGGTCGGGGCGATAGGCGGTGACAACCTTGCCGCCCCAGCCGCTCTCACGGATCGCCTTGTGGTGGGTCAGCGGGTCCAGAGGCCCCTCGGTGGTGGCGATGGCCTCGATGTTGAAGCGCTCGAACAGGGCGCGGGGGCGGAATTCGGGGGTTTGCAGCGCGGCGTCGATGGTGTCGTAATAGAGGCTGGCGGTGGCTGGTTCCAGCCGCACATCAATGCCGAAAACCTGCGTAAAAACATAGTCCAGCCACATGCGCGAGGGGGTGCCCGCGAACAAATGGTAATGGGCGGCAAAGCGATCCCATATGGCGCGCGAATCGCTTTCGGTGGGGCTGCCATCGACCGTCGGGATGCCCAGTTGATCCAGCCCGACGCCCTGACTCATCAGCATACGGAAGACGTAATGGTCCGGCACGATCAGCAGATCAGAGGGGTTCGCGAAAGGCTCGTTATAGGCGAACCACGCCGGGTCGGTATGGCCGTGCGGGCTGATGATCGGCAGGTCGCTGACGGTGGCGTAAAGCGCCCGGGCGATATCGCGGGTGCGCGTTTCAGCCGGAAACAGGCGATCAGGATGGAGGCGAAGGGGCTTCATGCGGTTGTTTCCGAAAGCGAGACCGGCGCGTAACGCGGAACGATCAGGTGAAGGACAAACAGCGCCACCAGATAGGCGCAGGAGGCGAGGATAAAGATGGGCTGAAAGCTGCCGACCGTTTCCAGAATCATGCCGGCATATTTGGCCATCAGCATGCCGCCCAGCGCGCCCGAAAGCCCGCCGATGCCGATGACGGAGCCCGCCATCCAGCGCGGAAAGAGATCGCCCGGCAGAGCGTAAACATTGGCCGAAAAGCCCTGATGCGCGGCGCAGGCAAGGCCGATCAGCAGCACCGCCACCCACAGGCTGGGCGCCTGAGCGGCAAAGGCAATCGGCAGGGCAAACAGCGCGGCGCAGAACATCGCGCCCTTGCGCGCTCGGTTGATCGACCACCCGCGCCCCATCAGCCGCGAGGACAGCCAGCCCCCCGCCACCGATCCGACATCGGCCAGCAGGTAAACCGCGATCAAGGGCGGCCCGAAATCGAGCATTTTTACATGATACTGCCGGTTGAAGAAATCGGGCAGCCAGAACAGGAAGGTCCACCACACCGGATCGATCAGAAAGCGGCCCATCAAATAGGCCCATGTCTGGCGATGACGAAACAGGCTGAGCCATGGCACGGAACGCTGAGGCTCTGCAGGTTCGGCCTCGATCCAGGCGAGTTCTTCCGCCGAAAGGCCCACCTTGTCGCGCGGGCGGCGATAGATCGCCAGCCATGCCGCCAGCCACACCACCGTCAGCAGGCCGGTGAGGATAAAGGCCCAGCGCCAACCCAAGGTCACCGCGATCACCGGTACCAGCAGCGGCGTAACGATCGCGCCAACATTGGAGCCCGCGTTGAAGATGCCGATGGCCAGAGCCCGCTCGCGCCGGGGAAACCATTCATTGGTGGCGCTCAGCGCGGCGGGGAACGTCCCTGCCTCACCGATGGCCAGCGGGATGCGCGCCAGCAGCATGCCTCCGGTGGTGGTGAAGAAGACATGCATGACATGCCCGAGCGTCCACAATCCTACTGCCAATGCGTATCCTGCGCGTGCGCCGATCCGGTCGATTACGCGGCCGAACAGCACATAGGCCACGCCGTATCCCGCCTGAAACCAGATCGCGAGGCTGGCATAGCCGGTCTCGCTCCAGCCATAGCGGGCCTGAAGATCGGGTTTCAGCGTGGGCAGCACCAGCCGGTCGATATAGCTGAGCACCACGGCGGCAAACAGCAGGGCGCAGACCAC includes the following:
- a CDS encoding TonB-dependent receptor, encoding MTYKKTAIMLGLATGVSSFGFLAMPAFAQAPAAQASAPAAQPDQDAANEIIVTGYRASLQRSAEIKKNNIGLTETILAEDIGKFPDSNIAESLSRVPGVTINRDNDGEGVNAAIRGLGSAFTQVTLNGAAIMIGSTGTADGSGTGRQVDLNYFPTELFTSITVEKSSRADILEGGAAGSIDLRMAHPFDKPGTHFSLSMDGLYNTNAKTPGYKGAAVFSSTKGEFGILIGVSGISNQVNSNGFESVGWTEPNLSAAQNTTSSRNNINGTGSNGSTWSIPATVPAGAGNGLVTGSALNQAALLALNPGLTITQLNQALIPRLGREFNEWGSRKRITGVVSLEYKGDDNGLHLYLDSMLSKARNQEQRIDMDWVGRNGSAIPIGLQVDSNGVVTSGTFANSQSFLEYRPYDEQLTYYGFNPGGEYQITNHLKIDVRGDVTHSSFYRQSPSVLVSTVLGSGDTVNYTNNNGNINIASSTDLDNPANFNWNGGRVNLQDERRQTTTKGIRGNLRWDHGDIVVRVGAAYDDNYRNIYAMDNSTLWQNAVCGNQPNVAMQSPNTQPACLGLNAPGSAAALYPGYGTGATAGATGSVQYLGSLIPQASLANYLMPGPRGFITVNWPAFAAASNYAQYNASAPFSTASNTGANSGQYEEKNFGAYIEADDKFEFGDNTLRLNGGVRFIHTNQRIGGYVANGAITQQNASLTSGGYYPTVGIGAFNFINTYNSYSYALPAFTADFALGRHAVFRASWSKTLTRPDPNAMLPGVNFSDISAYQASIGNPALAPYLSKNLDLGFEYYTGKEGYIAVAAYRKSITGFTQSANIASTFSALAPYGVNINTVTTGQATILNSYPTGAANSPINITEQVNAGNLVINGAEFTVVQPLDFILAPHGHGIKGLGVIGNVTVIDQSSASVPAVIATGVAHTTYNLTLYYDHKGVSARLLYNFTGGSLAAAGPQNGLNNFAIYNDVHKELDFSSNLDLQKIFGGSTLLPTVSFNVTNLTKAHIRTYLQYKNVTYSDYNPGTTYSLGLREKF
- a CDS encoding mannitol dehydrogenase family protein → MTRLSEATLSQLPGDVLRPSYDRGAVKTGVIHLGIGAFHRAHQAAVFDDVLAAGDLRWGIVAASLRSPTVRDQMVPQDGLYTMLVRDGAALTARIMGAVQKVLIAPEAPAELLAVMAAPDTHIVTLTITEKGYKLDPSSGALIEDDAQLAADLLSLEKPQTALGYIVAALAMRRAAGLKPFTAISCDNLPHNGSRLRGGVLALARHHDPDLAVWIEAYGAFPETMVDRIVPATTEQDIADLAQRLGVEDRAMVKTEPFTQWVTEDHFCGPRPAFGAGVQLTAAVAPWEEAKLRLLNGAHSGIAYLGGLAGLAHVHEVLERPEARAFVEQLWDEAQTTLSPPPELDIAAYRQALMARFDNPTLMHRTHQIAMDGSQKLPQRLLAPIAARLAAGQGIEALSLAVAGWIRWQAGRNDRGETFAIDDPLAGVIAQRLAGAKDAEARVDAVLGLEAVVPLALQNHAAFRAALVRWLTLLETQGALAALALCKDVS
- a CDS encoding MFS transporter, which codes for MEQAKPSGKIRWVVCALLFAAVVLSYIDRLVLPTLKPDLQARYGWSETGYASLAIWFQAGYGVAYVLFGRVIDRIGARAGYALAVGLWTLGHVMHVFFTTTGGMLLARIPLAIGEAGTFPAALSATNEWFPRRERALAIGIFNAGSNVGAIVTPLLVPVIAVTLGWRWAFILTGLLTVVWLAAWLAIYRRPRDKVGLSAEELAWIEAEPAEPQRSVPWLSLFRHRQTWAYLMGRFLIDPVWWTFLFWLPDFFNRQYHVKMLDFGPPLIAVYLLADVGSVAGGWLSSRLMGRGWSINRARKGAMFCAALFALPIAFAAQAPSLWVAVLLIGLACAAHQGFSANVYALPGDLFPRWMAGSVIGIGGLSGALGGMLMAKYAGMILETVGSFQPIFILASCAYLVALFVLHLIVPRYAPVSLSETTA
- the uxaC gene encoding glucuronate isomerase, whose protein sequence is MKPLRLHPDRLFPAETRTRDIARALYATVSDLPIISPHGHTDPAWFAYNEPFANPSDLLIVPDHYVFRMLMSQGVGLDQLGIPTVDGSPTESDSRAIWDRFAAHYHLFAGTPSRMWLDYVFTQVFGIDVRLEPATASLYYDTIDAALQTPEFRPRALFERFNIEAIATTEGPLDPLTHHKAIRESGWGGKVVTAYRPDPVMDPDDPRFIEKVTAFCAMTGEDVGSFAGYLRAHEKRRADFRAAGATSTDHGHPTAFTAHLSRPEIEALYAKVMAGPVSAAEAELFRGHMLVEMARMSIEDGMVMQLHPGVWRSHNDAVLGRFGRDKGGDIPMPGEFVRALKPLLDLYGNDPRLTLILFTLDEDVYARELAPLAGHYPALKLGPPWWFHDSPEGMRRFRENVTETAGFYNTVGFNDDTRAFLSIPARHDVARRMDCGFLARLVAEHRIEEDEAFDLAHALSYGLAKQAYRL
- a CDS encoding GH35 family beta-galactosidase, with translation MKLLSCAAALSLVATPALADAPRLVKQGTATQLQVQGKPMLLLAGELGNSSDTSEAYMAPHWKRLRAMHLNTVLAPVSWELIEPKEGQYDWSSVDTLIRNARANNLHLVFLWFGAWKNSMSTYVPAWVKRDQARFPRAQLPSGQGVDILSSMAPATLAADQKIFAALLAHIKAVDAQQNTVLMVQVENEIGMLPVARDYSAQADAAYRGQVPAELMTYLQQHHDTLVPAMRQRWEDNGAKTSGTWAEVFGPGTASEEIFTAWHYARFADGLTRAGKGAYDLPMYVNVALNRPGRAPGEYPSGGPLPHLIDVWKAAAPALDFLAPDIYFTNFVDIVNTYKRPDNPLFIPEANNADHPQVPGNAFYAIGKLDAIGFGPFSIESVDEKPGALAGAYDVLEQISPEILGAQGLGRMSAFRPRALYDGTLIYEPVTERIGDYRFTVSFADIVKPEATPETGKAGAVIVQTGPEDYIVAGQGVTVTFEPVGPGGRLAGIDSAWEGHFDAQHRWIAGRLLNGDQTHQGRHIQLAPGEFQIQRIKLYRYQ